The nucleotide sequence CTTCGTGGCCCTGCGCGAGGTGCGCGAATGGGCGCAAAACACCAAGGGTGATGGCGGGGCCCGGCTCATCGACTCGGAGTGGGTGCAGCTCAACCTGGCCCGGGTGCACGCCAAGGCCGAGGTGCTCAAGCTGATCAACTGGGAGCTGGCCTCGGCGTCGAGCGAGGCGTTGAACCCCGCGGATGCCTCGGCCGCCAAGGTGTTCGGCACCGAACTGGCCACCGAGGCCTACCGGCTGCTGATGGAGGTCCTGGGCACCGCCGCGACACTGCGCCAGGATTCGCCGGGCGCGCTGCTGCGCGGACGGGTCGAGCGGATGCACCGGGCGTGCCTGATCCTGACCTTCGGCGGCGGCACCAACGAAGTGCAGCGCGACATCATCGGCATGGTCGCGCTGGGCCTGCCCCGAAACCGCTGACTCTTATCAAGACGGGACTACTTTCATGGACTTCACCACAAGCGAAGCGGCGAACGACCTCGGTGGGCTGGTCGACACGATCGTGGATTCGGTGTGCACACCGGAGCATCAGCGCGAACTGGACGGGCTCGAGCAACGATTCGACAAGACGTTGTGGCGCAAGCTGATCGACTCCGACATCCTGTCCAGCGCGGCGGCGTCGGCGCTGGGCGGCGACGGCTTCGGCGTGCTCGAGCAGGTGGCCATCCTGGTCGCGCTGGGTCATCAGATGGCCGCAGTGCCCTATTTGGAATCGGTGATGCTGGCCTCCGGCGCGCTGGCCCGGTTCGGCTCCGAGGGGTTGCAGCAGGACTGGGCCGTGCCGGCGGTCAAGGGCGAGAAGATCCTCACCGTGGCCCTGGATGGCGAGATGGGTGAGGGACCGGTACGGGCGGCCGGCGGCAAGCTGACGGGGACCCGGACGCTGGTCGGTTACGGTCCGGTCGCGGATGCCTTCCTTGTTGCCGCCGAAACCGATTCGGGCACAGCAGTTTTCCTGGTCGCGGCCGACGACCCCGGGGTCACGGTGACGGCGTTGCGCACCACCGGCTTCAACAGCGCCGGGCACCTGGCGCTCGACGGTGTCGCGGTGGACGACTCGCGTCGGGTCGGCGGGGACGAAGTCGCCCCGTGGCTCGAAACCCTTGCCACACTGGGCCGCAGCGCGTTTCAGCTCGGGGTGCTGGAGCGCGGTTTGCAGATGACCGCCGAATACGCGCGCGAGCGCGAGCAATTCGACCGACCGATCGGCAGCTTTCAGGCCGTTTCGCAGCGGTTGGCCGACGGCTACATCGACATCAAAGGCTTGCGGCTGACGCTCACCCAGGCGGCCTGGAAGGTCTCCGAGGACATCCCCGCCGAGATGGACGTGGCCAGCGCGGCGTTCTGGGCCGCGGATGCCGGGCACCGGGTGGCACACACCATCGTGCATGTGCACGGCGGCGTCGGCGTCGACACCGATCACCCGGCGCACCGTTATTTCTTGGCGGCCAAGGAAACCGAGTTCGCGTTGGGCGGCGCCACCGGACAGCTGCGCCGCATCGGCCGTGAACTCGCCGAGACCCCTGCCTAGCCCGGGCAATTGATCCTCAGCCCGACCGACCTCACGGTCACCCAACTCCTGGTGCCGCTGGCCGACATCGACGACCGCGGCGTCTATTTCGAGAACTCGTTCACCAGTTGGCGTGATCATGTGCAACACGCGGCCGCCATCACCGCGGCGCTGCGCGACCGGTTGGATCCGGCCAAGCCGCCGCACGTCGGCGTGCTGCTGGAGAACACGCCGTTCTTCTCGGCGATGCTCGTGGCGGCCGGGATGTCGGGGATCGTGCCGGTAGGCCTGAACCCGGTGCGGCGCGGCGAGGCGCTGATCCGCGACATCGACAAGGCCGACTGCCAGCTGGTGTTGGCCGATACGAAATCCGCTGAAACGCTTGATGGCATCGAGCATGTCAATGTCGATTCCCCGGAGTGGGCCGCCGAGGTCGACGCGCACCGCGACGCGGAGGCGCGTTTCCGGACCGCGTCGCCCGACGACCTGTTCATGCTGATCTTCACGTCGGGCACCAGCGGTGATCCCAAGGCGGTGAAGTGCAGCCACGGCAAGGTGGCCGTCGCCGGCGTGATGATGACGCAGCGCTTCGAGCTTGGCCGCGACGACGTCTGCTACGTGTCGATGCCGCTGTTTCATTCCAACGCGGTACTGGTCGGCTGGTCGGTGGCGGCGGCGTGTCAGGGCTCAATGGCGTTGCGGCGCAAGTTCTCCGCGTCGAACTTCCTGCCGGACGTCCGTCGCTACGGCGCCACCTACGCCAACTACGTCGGCAAGCCGCTATCCTATGTGCTTGCCACACCCGAGCTTCCCGACGATGCGGACAACCCGCTGCGCGCGGTGTACGGCAACGAAGGGGTGCCCGGCGACATCGAGCGCTTCGCAACCAGATTCGGCTGTCGGGTTCAGGACGGCTTCGGTTCGACCGAGGGCGGGGTTGCGATCGGACGTACCCCCGATACCCCACCGGGTGCGCTGGGCCCGCTGACCGAGGGGATCGAGATCATCGACCCCGAGACCGGCGAGCCCTGCCCGCCCGGCGTGGTCGGCGAGGTGGTCAACACCGCAGGAGCGGGCCGGTTCGAGGGCTACTACAACGATCCCGAGGCCGAGGCCCAACGCATGGCCGGGGGCGTCTACCACAGTGGCGACCTGGCCTATCGCGACGAAGCCGGGTACGCCTATTTCGCTGGCCGACTTGGCGATTGGATGCGGGTCGACGGCGAGAACCTGGGCACCGCGCCGATCGAACGGGTGCTGCTACGGCATCCCGAGGTGACCGAGGCGGCGGTGTATCCGGTGCCCGATCCGGTGGTCGGCGACCAGGTGATGGCGGCGCTGGTGCTGACGCCCGGCGCCGAATTCGACGTCGAGACGTTCCGGTCGTTCCTGGCCGCACAGTCCGACCTCGGGCCCAAGCAATGGCCGTCGTATGTCCGGGTCAGCGCGGCGCTGCCACGCACGGTGACCTTCAAGGTGCTCAAGCGGGAGCTCTCGGCCGAGGGTGTGGACTGCGCCGATCCGGTGTGGTCGATATCCCGGTAAACGTGTCGTCTAACGGTGTCCGCGAGCCGAACGTCACTGCGAAATCCGGTGCCGGAAATCGCAGCCACGTTCGGCTCGCGGGCTAGACACGCGGGAGCGTGGGCGGTTAACTAGCTGCCGTCGCCCGACGCGGCCGCCTGAGCAGCATCGGCCTGATAGCTCCCCATGAACTCCATCGGCACGCCGCCCATGGTGCAGAAGAACAGGTCGACGCCGGGCACCATGGTGTTGAGCACCGTGACGTCGTCGGCGAACTTGTGTGCCTTGTCTTTCACGTTGCTGTAGTCGTCGGTGAGGAACGACAGCGCCGCGAGGCCCTCGGGGGCGATGTCGCGCATCTTCTCGGGCACGTCCAGGACTTCGATCAGTCCGGCGTCGCCGCTGCCCAGAATCGTCACGTCGGCTCCATCCGATGGTGGCCAGCCTAGGGTCGCCTCCAGCATCTCGCCGGGGATCCGAAAGCTGTGCTGGACATCCATCCCAACGACGTCGGTGAGGAATTGGATGAAGGTGCTCGCCGAATGGCTGCGCATGACGACATGATGAAGCTGTTTCGACAATGGTGGACACCTTTCGCTAGCCGAACAGTGATGGGACTACCGCGTCGATAAGGTGCGGTCCGGGTTCGGCGAAGGCCGCATTGAGCGCGTCGGCCAATTCCTCGGCGGTGCTGACCCGCCGCGCCGGCACTCCCATGCCCTCGGCGATCTTGACGAAATCCATTGTGGGACCGGATAAGTCAAGCAGGTTCAGCGCTTTGGGGCCGGGGGCGGATCCGGCCCCGACGCGCTGCAGTTCAATCCGGAGGATGTCGTAGGCGCCGTTGTCGTAGAGGACGGTGGTCACGTTGAGGTTTTCACGCGCCTGAGTCCACAAGCCGGAAATCGTGTACATCGCCGAGCCGTCGGATTCCAGGCAGAGCACCGGCCGGTCGGGTGCGGCCACCGCGGCACCCACCGCCGTCGGGATGCCGTAGCCGATCGCTCCGCCGGTCAGCGTCAGCCAATCGTGGGCCGGCGCCCCGGCGGTGGCCTTCTCCAACGCCAGACCGGACGTGTTGGACTCGTCGACGACAATGGCCCGTTCCGGCAGCAGCGCGCCGATCACCGCGGCCGCCGACGCGGACGTCAGGGCACCGGTCGGTAACTCCGGGCGCGACGGGGACGCCACCGGGGCGACGGTGTCCGGCGCCAGCTCGTCGGCCAACGCGGCCAAAGCCGCTGCCGCGCCGTCGTATTCGGCGAGCACGTGCACCTCGCAGCCCGCCGGCACCAGGTCGCTGGGCGTGTTCGGGTAGGCGAAGAAGGACACCGGCGACACGGCGCCGGCCAGCACCAGATGCTTGGCGCCGTCGAGTTGGGCTGCGACGGCCTCGGCGAAATAGGCGAGCCGGTCGATCGCGGGGATGCCGGCGCCGCGCTCGAGCCGCGTCGGGAAGGTCTCACAGAGCAGGCGGGCGCCGGTCGCCTGGCCGATCCGCGCGGCCGCGGCCAGGCCGGGTGCGCGGGTGGCGTCGCCACCGATGAGCATCACCGTGGGCTCGCCGGAGCGCAACGCCGCGGCCACCTCTGATGCGCCGACCGCCGGTCCCCCGGCGCGGCCTGCCGGTGGCCGCACCTCGGCCACCTGGCCGCCGTCGGACCAGGACGCGTCGGCGGGCAGGATCAACGTCGAGACGCAAGATCCGGAAACGCTCGCAGCGATCGCCTCGGCCGTATCGGGCCCGACGGCGGCGCTGTCGACGCTACGGCGCACCCATCCCGACACGGTGCCCGCCAGCGCGTCGATGTCGGATTCCAGTGGGGCGTCGTACTTCTTGTGATAGGTGGCATGATCGCCGACGACGACCACCATCGGGACTTTCGCGCGGCGCGCGTTGTGCAGGTTGGCCAGGCCGTTGCCCAGCCCGGGGCCCAGGTGCAGCAGCACCGCGGCGGGGCGGTCGGCGATGCGCGCATACCCGTCGGCCGCACCGGTGGCCACCCCTTCGAACAGGGTCAGCACGCCGCGCATGCGTTCCACGGTGTCCAGTGCGGACACGAAGTGCATCTCCGACGTGCCGGGGTTGGCGAAGCACACGTCGACACCACCGTCGACCAGGGTGTTGATCAGCGCCTGGGCACCGTTCACTGAGTCGCCTCCAATCCGAACACCCGCTCGGCATTGCCGCGCAAGAAGTCGTGGCGGGCCTCGTCGCTGAGGCCGAGGTCGTCGAGGCCGGCCAGCGCGTGGCTGTGCGCAATCATCGGCCAGTTGGTGCCGAACAGCACTTTGCGTTGTCCGGTAGGAGTTTTCATGAATCTGATGAGCTCTTCAGGCAGCCGCTTGATCGTGTAGGCGCTGGTATCGATGTACACGTTTTCGTGTTTGCGAGCGACGGCCACCATCTCCTCGGTCCACGGATAGCCGACGTGCCCGCACACGATCACCAGCTCCGGAAAGTCGAGGGCCACCTGGTCGATGTAGGGAATCGGGCGTCCGGTCTCCGAAGGGCGCAACGGCCCGGTGTGGCCGACCTGCGTGCAAAACGGCACGCCGGACTCGACACACTCGGCGAACAGCGGGTAGTAGCGGCGGTCGGTGGGCGGCGCATTCCACAGCCAGGGCACCACCCGCAGGCCGACGAACCCTTGTTTAACCCGGCGTCGCAATT is from Mycobacterium conspicuum and encodes:
- a CDS encoding acyl-CoA dehydrogenase family protein, with the translated sequence MDFTTSEAANDLGGLVDTIVDSVCTPEHQRELDGLEQRFDKTLWRKLIDSDILSSAAASALGGDGFGVLEQVAILVALGHQMAAVPYLESVMLASGALARFGSEGLQQDWAVPAVKGEKILTVALDGEMGEGPVRAAGGKLTGTRTLVGYGPVADAFLVAAETDSGTAVFLVAADDPGVTVTALRTTGFNSAGHLALDGVAVDDSRRVGGDEVAPWLETLATLGRSAFQLGVLERGLQMTAEYAREREQFDRPIGSFQAVSQRLADGYIDIKGLRLTLTQAAWKVSEDIPAEMDVASAAFWAADAGHRVAHTIVHVHGGVGVDTDHPAHRYFLAAKETEFALGGATGQLRRIGRELAETPA
- the fadD17 gene encoding long-chain-fatty-acid--CoA ligase FadD17, translated to MLSPTDLTVTQLLVPLADIDDRGVYFENSFTSWRDHVQHAAAITAALRDRLDPAKPPHVGVLLENTPFFSAMLVAAGMSGIVPVGLNPVRRGEALIRDIDKADCQLVLADTKSAETLDGIEHVNVDSPEWAAEVDAHRDAEARFRTASPDDLFMLIFTSGTSGDPKAVKCSHGKVAVAGVMMTQRFELGRDDVCYVSMPLFHSNAVLVGWSVAAACQGSMALRRKFSASNFLPDVRRYGATYANYVGKPLSYVLATPELPDDADNPLRAVYGNEGVPGDIERFATRFGCRVQDGFGSTEGGVAIGRTPDTPPGALGPLTEGIEIIDPETGEPCPPGVVGEVVNTAGAGRFEGYYNDPEAEAQRMAGGVYHSGDLAYRDEAGYAYFAGRLGDWMRVDGENLGTAPIERVLLRHPEVTEAAVYPVPDPVVGDQVMAALVLTPGAEFDVETFRSFLAAQSDLGPKQWPSYVRVSAALPRTVTFKVLKRELSAEGVDCADPVWSISR
- a CDS encoding acetolactate synthase large subunit encodes the protein MNGAQALINTLVDGGVDVCFANPGTSEMHFVSALDTVERMRGVLTLFEGVATGAADGYARIADRPAAVLLHLGPGLGNGLANLHNARRAKVPMVVVVGDHATYHKKYDAPLESDIDALAGTVSGWVRRSVDSAAVGPDTAEAIAASVSGSCVSTLILPADASWSDGGQVAEVRPPAGRAGGPAVGASEVAAALRSGEPTVMLIGGDATRAPGLAAAARIGQATGARLLCETFPTRLERGAGIPAIDRLAYFAEAVAAQLDGAKHLVLAGAVSPVSFFAYPNTPSDLVPAGCEVHVLAEYDGAAAALAALADELAPDTVAPVASPSRPELPTGALTSASAAAVIGALLPERAIVVDESNTSGLALEKATAGAPAHDWLTLTGGAIGYGIPTAVGAAVAAPDRPVLCLESDGSAMYTISGLWTQARENLNVTTVLYDNGAYDILRIELQRVGAGSAPGPKALNLLDLSGPTMDFVKIAEGMGVPARRVSTAEELADALNAAFAEPGPHLIDAVVPSLFG
- a CDS encoding amidohydrolase family protein; amino-acid sequence: MTIDVWMQHPTQRFLRSDFLASLRRWTGGSIPDTDIPIEATIASMDAANVDLGLLSAWQGPGGQDLVSNDEVAEWIRLHPNRFAGLAAADLDRPMEAVRELRRRVKQGFVGLRVVPWLWNAPPTDRRYYPLFAECVESGVPFCTQVGHTGPLRPSETGRPIPYIDQVALDFPELVIVCGHVGYPWTEEMVAVARKHENVYIDTSAYTIKRLPEELIRFMKTPTGQRKVLFGTNWPMIAHSHALAGLDDLGLSDEARHDFLRGNAERVFGLEATQ